The genomic region ACCAGGTGATCGGCTCGGTCTGCCACAAGTTCATCTGCCCCGCCGAAGAGGGGCATTGCCCCATCACCTACCTCAACCAGTGCATCGACAACTCGGAACGGGAACTGCTCACCCTGCGGGGGGAACGGATCCCGATCCTCAAGACCGTCGCCACCGTCCTGCTGGACGGCCAGCCCCACCTGGTCGAGAGCTTTCTCGATCTCAGCCGGCAAAAGCAGACCGACAAGGACCTGCGGGAGAGCGAAGAGCGCCTGCGGGACCTGCTGGACAACGCCAACGACCTCATCCAGAGCGTGGCCCCCGACGGCTCGCTGCTGTATGTGAACCGCAGCTGGCGGGAGACCCTGGGCTACAGCGAAGAAGAGGTGGCCGGACTGACCATCGCCGACATCATCCATCCCGACTGCCTCGGCCACTGCCAGGAGGTCTTCAGACAGCTTCTGAACGGGGACAACTTCGACCGCCTGGAAACCACCTTCGTCACCAAGGACGGTCGCTCCCTCGTGGTGGAGGGGAGCGTCAACATCAACATGGTCGAGGGTCAGCCGGTCTCCTCGCGGGGCATCTTTCGCGACATCAGCGCCCGCAAGCGGGCGGAGAAGGTTCTCAAGGAGTGGAACCGGCAGCTGGAAGAAACCGTCGAAGAGCGCACCCGCCAACTGGAGGAGGCCCAGACCAAACTGATCCGCACCGAAAAAATGGCCATGGTCGGAGGCCTGGTCTCCGGCACCGCCCACGAACTGAGCAATCCCCTCGGGGGCATTCTCAACGCCCTCCAGGTCCTGAAAACCGGCCGCAACCCGGGCCCCGGCGGCTCGGCCGGAGACGACATGGCCTGGCTGGAGGCCATCGAGGAGGCGGCCCTTCGCTGCCAGAGCATCGTCGAGGACCTCAAGGGGCTCTCCGAGCAGTCGATGTTTCCCTTTATTTCTGTGTGCATCAACCAGGTGCTTGCCGAGGCCCTGCAGACCCTGGGCTCACCCGAAGGCAAGGTCGATATCGCCACAGACCTGCAGCCCGACCTGCCGCCCCTCGAGGCGGACCCGGTCCAGCTTCTCCAGACACTCGGAAACATTCTGCTCAACGCCCGGCAGGCCCTTCCCGGAGAAGGGAGCATCGAAGTTTCCACCCGCCTCGAAAAGACCCCCGACGACGAAGCGGACCTGGTGCGAATAACGATCAAAGACAACGGCCGCGGCATCCCCCCGGACCACCTGCCGAGGATTTTCGACCCCTTCTTCACCACCCGCCCCGTGGGGCAGGGCACCGGCCTGGGACTCTCGGTCGGCTACGGGGTCATCAAGCGCCACGGGGGCGATATCGACGTCAGGAGCGCCCCCGGAGAAGGGACCGAGGTGACGGTCAGGCTCCCCCTTGGACAGCCGCGACCCTGAACCCGGGACGGGAGAGCCTGCAGGAATTTTCAGATGGAGCAAGAGAGAAAGATGCCCTGGGGACGGTGAAAATGAAGAGTGATGAACTCCACGCCGACGGCATGGTCCGAACCATCGGCGGCTCGGCAGCTGGCCACCCAGACAGTGGCGCTCAGGATGGCGCTGTCAATCTTGACCACCTGCCCCTGCGGCAGGGGAGCATCGACAGCCATGCACAGCCCCATGGGGGAAAGATCGCGAATGCGCCCGGGCATCCTCTCCCCGGGCCATTTCGCATGGTAGGTTAACGCCTCCCGGCACGCCATGCGCCGGACGGCCCGCTGTTCGGCTTCGAGGCGTATTTTCTCGGCCGGACTGAGGGGGCTCCGGCACCCCTGGCAGAAAAGGTCCGGCCTTTCCTCGTCCCCATCGGCCGTCGGGAACCCGCAGAAGGGGCAGACCGCCCCGGCCCGGTATTCGGGTCGTGTCAGGGCGCGCCGCCCGGTGCTGCCGGGCGCATCCCCCCCCTTTCCCTCTCGCCTCCCCGCACCCCGCCCTTCTCCGTCAGACCCCGACTGAAGGTCGTACTCCCGCCGCAGGACGGGGTCGCAGAGGGTCCGGTTGGCCTCGTTGAGCAGGGCGGCGCTCTCTCCCTCGCCCCCCAGATCCGGGTGCGCCTTGAGCTTCAGCATCAGGGTCCGGTAGCTGGAACGGATCACCTCCGTCGGGGCGTCCGCCTGGACGTGCAGCACCTGGTAGTAATCCGGTCGATTATCCCTTCCACTGCCCCTGTCCATCCCACCCCGCCTCCCAAAAAGCAGGCCGCTGCCGGCCCGGCATCCCGAAGGATATTATTAACATGCCCCCGGAAGACCTTCAATAATTTTAATCCTTATCGTAAGCAGGGCCATCGCCCCCTTGATCCGCAACCTTCGGACCGCAACATAACAGATGACCGCCTTGGCCCGCACGATGGGGCGCTCCTTGCTTGGACGCTTCAGCACTGCGGGAGGGACCTGGAAATCTTCGGCCACCAACCGCTCCAAGTCGCAAAGTGAGGGCCGTTTCTGCCGGGCATCGTGGTCATCCCCCGCCAAGACCTGTTCCACAAACGCGCCGCCGCCGAGAAACCGGTCGTCAAACAGGGCATCCTTCGCCAGGGAGGGATCAAGCGCTCGGCTTGCGCCCTTACCGCCGCGTGACAGTTTGACCCTCGGGCAACCGTCGGCCAGAAACGATCGATTGAGTTTTCGGGCGGCATTGCGGCGGCGGGAAAAGAGGGCCAGGACCGCGTCGCTCAGGATGAGATTCCGGGATGAATTTCCCAGCAATTCGGCATGGCCGCACCGGGGAAAGCTGTCGGGGGCGTCAAGGTCGCGGACCTTCCCGGCGCGAAAGGGGTTGAGGTGGATGTACCCGACCAGCTCCAGCAGGTAGGGATTTTCGTCGCAGAC from Desulfuromonas sp. harbors:
- a CDS encoding PAS domain S-box protein, producing the protein MSETPAETTSVSASPDALLKHRRMAGALKESRERLTTVLTTLPAGILVIDIETHRIVDANPKALEMIGALRDQVIGSVCHKFICPAEEGHCPITYLNQCIDNSERELLTLRGERIPILKTVATVLLDGQPHLVESFLDLSRQKQTDKDLRESEERLRDLLDNANDLIQSVAPDGSLLYVNRSWRETLGYSEEEVAGLTIADIIHPDCLGHCQEVFRQLLNGDNFDRLETTFVTKDGRSLVVEGSVNINMVEGQPVSSRGIFRDISARKRAEKVLKEWNRQLEETVEERTRQLEEAQTKLIRTEKMAMVGGLVSGTAHELSNPLGGILNALQVLKTGRNPGPGGSAGDDMAWLEAIEEAALRCQSIVEDLKGLSEQSMFPFISVCINQVLAEALQTLGSPEGKVDIATDLQPDLPPLEADPVQLLQTLGNILLNARQALPGEGSIEVSTRLEKTPDDEADLVRITIKDNGRGIPPDHLPRIFDPFFTTRPVGQGTGLGLSVGYGVIKRHGGDIDVRSAPGEGTEVTVRLPLGQPRP
- a CDS encoding DnaJ domain-containing protein, yielding MDRGSGRDNRPDYYQVLHVQADAPTEVIRSSYRTLMLKLKAHPDLGGEGESAALLNEANRTLCDPVLRREYDLQSGSDGEGRGAGRREGKGGDAPGSTGRRALTRPEYRAGAVCPFCGFPTADGDEERPDLFCQGCRSPLSPAEKIRLEAEQRAVRRMACREALTYHAKWPGERMPGRIRDLSPMGLCMAVDAPLPQGQVVKIDSAILSATVWVASCRAADGSDHAVGVEFITLHFHRPQGIFLSCSI